TGTGCAGACTTAATTAGCTTCTATGTCCTTTTAGTTGGAAgcgctttttttttcttttttttttcgaaggGAAAAAGCacgtgtgtgtatgtatatatatatatatatattccaagTCAATTAACAAGAGGTACGGTATTGAactttaaataataataatttaaaaaaaaatcagaggCATGCATGAATGAAGGATTGAGCGCGCAGCAGCGACTGAAAAAGAAATTAGTAGTGTAACGTAGGAGCAATTTGATTGAGGAAgaatttattattaattaaattaatatatattCATGGGGAAGGTTAGGTAGATAATGAATCAGCGGGTTCAGAACACAGAAGGATGGGTTCCAAATTCCAATCCACGTGGTAGGACTGACTGAGCGAGGGAcattcatttgtttttttttttttttttttttttttttggtcaattgtCAACTCTACTCCTACTCCTATTCTATCTACGGGGAGGCTCAACTGAGCCTATGGAGACCGATGGGGACAGAACCACCATCGGACCAAATGGGTGCATGACGCACCCGTCTGGATTTGAAGCAAGCCACAAGAATGGCATATTGGTgaacccttgcctcccaccccaccaagcCCTTGGTGGTGGCCACCAGCCCAAGGGCTTGGTGGTTAGGGACATTCATTTGTTCATGGTAGTATTTATTTAGGTATGGGAAATGTAGTGAGATCCGAGTCATCCTAGTCCGTCTGAGAGTGACTTCATCGGCGGTGGCGTGGGGCCTCCGATGAGTACTTGGAAGGATATAGCAGTGGTAgcacttgggatcctcggtACAAGTTTTCTATGTCGTAGCAGTGGTAGCAGTGGTAGTAGTGCATATGCGATGATGCCGGATATCCGACAGATTATTAACGCAGGCGTGTCATTTTTGTCGCATAGGGAGTAACTGACGCGGACTACTCTTACTTAACTGCTCCTAAACTCAGCGATGCTACTTTAACTACTACTCCAATATCATAATCAAATCATCACAGACACCACCACCACATTTGACTCCTTTTTCTTAAATTAGTGCATCCAATCCATCACTATCAACCCACCAAATCACGGAGCTAATTTGACTTTATTTTTAACTAGTAATTGGTATGggtagtagtagtattttatTTCCAAAAGTGGAAACACactaccccaaaaaaaaaaaaaaaaaaaaaaaatcggtaCTGATCATTAGGTTCGAGCCAGGGAATCcttatttcattttgaaaagaaaagacagCACAAAATATAAACATACATGAAAATTTTTCACTAGGCAAAATAATTTGTCGTGTGTGTGTGGTGGTGTAGGCTATGATTTATTGATCGCGTTACACTGCTAAATATCTCACACCGagttaaaaaaattctaatttgaCTAGGAAAAAACGTTTTTCTCTGTGCTCAGGAATAACAAATAAGTCAGAATTTGCAGAGTTGGTGAACCTTACCTAAAAAGGCACGGGCAAGGAAACGTGAGCCCCAACAAATCAGATCAGATACACGTTATCCGGCCGCCTTAATCTCACATATAATGAATGAAATGGCATCCACGTCAAGTAAATGAAAGATGCATGGTTCGACTTCGATCATCCGAGTCAGCCGCCGACAGACTGGgagctgcttttttttttttttttttgggtaagaaaGAAGttactaccaaaaaaaaaaagttggagCTGCTGCTACTATGCTACTATGCTACTATGCTGTGCGTCACCATCTTGAATGCACGGCAACTTCTTCATGGTTAAGCAAAGCAAATTTATCGCTTTTCGCTTTTCATCCATGTAAATTTTTGCCTTTCTCCaaccaagaaaaaagaaaaaagaaaaaaaaacaccaccACAGTTCGTAAGGCTTCTTTTTAACCAGTTTTAATTTGAGAGTCCATTCCTGGCAATGCATGCTGGAGATATTTAGCCAGTTATGATGATAATTGGATTAGTGTGAATCACAACAATCAGAATGAAAAATGATTGTAAATATAATCACGCACGCATATGCTTGATCCATGACGGGTATTTAAGTTTACTCCATGGAAGAAGCAGCAAATTTATAAAAATCTGATCCAAAGTAGAAATGCGAAAACAACGGATTAAATGTCAGCTTGATTATATTCCAGCAACGAAGGTTTGTATTAACAAGCAGCTTACTAATATCAGgaaaccaaaattaaaaaatatcgTAAAGATGAACGAGAAAGCAAAACGGCACAGACTTCATCTTTTTGAAGGAATCTTGGCTTCATGTCTGCTGCTGCCTTTTACCAGAAGTcgcgcatatatatatatatactttagCCTACTGCTGTGTTAGTACGCATATATAATACTAAGTCATTCACAGGCTGTGAGTTAAGCCAGTTGCTATCAACGCAatcaccatatatatatattggtatATATATTGGTAGAAACTGTGACAGACGGAGCAGATCAATTGGCTTCCTCTGTGGAGAGGATTTTGGTTTTTCCCGACTGATCCGAGGAAATCGGCTGATGGCAAACCTGCAAATAGTGCCAGCGGGGATCACGAATGTTGTTGAGGCCCAATACGTAGAGATGAAGGTGCCTCTTTATTCTTACGGGTGCGAGAAGAAAGTCAAGAAGGCCCTAGCCCATCTCAAAGGTAAAATTAATACTCGCTTCCTCTTCCAACTGAATCTCTCTCTGAACAGGGCACGCGAGGCCCTCAAAAGCGGCCCTATTAATTTGAACTTTGAATGACGCAGATTTGATTGTTGGACATAATTTAGAAAGTGTCCAATCGTGTTATGTTTTTACCAAATATTTTTTGAGTTTTGTGTCAGTGCACGATCGGCGATGGTAAAAAGTCCACCATCGATGTCTCTATGAGGAATCTCCTGTAATTTCCCATTTTGAATTGGAATTTAGAAGAAGATAAATAATTCTAAAGAAATATTAGAAGTGACCTTCTTAACTTCTTTCGGCCTTCCAGCACCAATTTCGAAACTTCGATCCGGAAGATTTTTACAACTCTGGGCCGAGAATTGAATTGGTCTGTGTCTTGGCTTTCATCCAGCTTGggcttatctttttttttttttttttaaatcaaacttGGGCCAAGAATTGGATTGAAGAGTagccaagttttttttttcttctttttttgtccaAACAAACGTGgcttttatattttcttttcttagcagAAGAGAGGCGAGTTTAATAAACTGCAGAGTAGACAGGAGATTATAATCCAGAATCTCTAGATATTGGAGTTTCTACCTTAATCACTAGATCAAGGGTCTTCTCGTCAATTTAGGCTTAAGTTGAGCACAACCAacttgactcttttttttttttttttggttttaaatttcatgttcaaTATGGTCTTTCAGTACGTTGTACCAACTTGCATCTGAAGCACAATGACGAGGGTAACTTTTGGTAGTTTTTCTGGAACGCTTTAATTGCACTAGTAGACaacagtagtagtagtagtagaagAAGCAGGGAGTATCCACTATCCAACCATCTGTTATGGGAATTGGCGAGACAGGTATATACTCGATCATGGTGGATTACCAAGAGCAAAAGGTGACGGTGTGGGGAATATGCAACAAGTACGCTGTGCTGGCAAGCATCAGAAACAAGCGCAAAGGAGCCTATTTTTGGAAACCCGAAGACAGCACCCAACTTCTAGCACTGGAGAAATTACAAACGCCGCCATCCTCGCCCCAATCTGATTCATGTCCAAATCCGAAGCCCACTTCCGCTTCCGCTCCATCTTTGGCCCTCGTCACCAAAGGTTTAGGTCGGTCACTCAGCTGGAAAACTTGGAAGAAGGTCTTCATCAGGTCCTACTCCTTTTAATTGGATTTGAGCATAAGAGATTATCAGAGTCAGACCCTATTATTCATTACTACCAACTTCTACGCGTAAATATCAATTGTTTCTACTTTCGTTTTACTTCAAGATAttgtcctcttttttttttttttttttttaaaagatattagtattgtccTCTTTTTTTCCCTTGGGTTAACGTGTTGCTTCAAGATATTCCCGGCGGCTGTCTTCAACTGAAATACTGAAACATTGCCAACCATTTTGGTTTTCTGGTCCATTTCTCTATTCTGTAACTGAGTACATGTACAATTGTACATTGTTAGAACAATAAATGCGACTAAGAAGGGCATCACTCGTGAGTTAAAAAGAACCATAACC
This portion of the Coffea arabica cultivar ET-39 chromosome 2e, Coffea Arabica ET-39 HiFi, whole genome shotgun sequence genome encodes:
- the LOC113729849 gene encoding uncharacterized protein, giving the protein MANLQIVPAGITNVVEAQYVEMKVPLYSYGCEKKVKKALAHLKGIYSIMVDYQEQKVTVWGICNKYAVLASIRNKRKGAYFWKPEDSTQLLALEKLQTPPSSPQSDSCPNPKPTSASAPSLALVTKGLGRSLSWKTWKKVFIRSYSF